One window from the genome of Bacillus weihaiensis encodes:
- a CDS encoding alanine-zipper protein, giving the protein MFFRYAASLLLGRAKFVRFSRIADRARKIADRARETADRTRKIADRARKIADRAREIADRARKIADRPEKIADRAGKSRIAPQKDHGSSPKTIETPHRTPN; this is encoded by the coding sequence GTGTTCTTTCGCTATGCCGCGTCGCTTTTGCTGGGTCGCGCGAAGTTTGTCAGGTTTTCCCGAATCGCGGATAGAGCTCGGAAAATCGCGGATAGGGCCCGGGAAACCGCGGATAGAACTCGGAAAATCGCGGATAGAGCCCGGAAAATAGCGGATAGGGCCCGGGAAATCGCGGATAGAGCCCGGAAAATCGCGGATAGGCCCGAGAAAATCGCGGATAGGGCCGGAAAATCGCGGATAGCCCCCCAAAAAGATCACGGATCCTCCCCGAAAACGATAGAGACACCACATCGAACCCCGAATTAG
- a CDS encoding methyl-accepting chemotaxis protein yields the protein MKMRTKLLGIISILIFSLLLIGGLSIFINSSTVKKDELLTDKMEVQNKIKHIQYRLAGLSNDERAFIITGEKEFTEGMKEKAEDIFTTLEQLKSLIHNQKYRSNVEDIQKNFTEYWSLNQEVVSQFSTSPDLAKSMHFGEERTLRKDVLDPSVNEVVDQLDKDVESLKADIKKSATISKWFILIVTTTTIIVSILFSTLLLRSTLGSLKSLNRQLEDIAQGEADLTQTITIKGKDEFSQLARSFNTFIHSLGSIVRQISDSSEQVAASSEELSASAEQSKMTSNHVSNSMKDIALASTTQSSLTEESSKSINEILDNLSEVTVNTSNIAENSSFMRDKAEMGASTLNKMANQMTLISQSVHEAGTGLESLVNSTTEISDITSLISTISEQTNLLALNAAIEAARAGEYGKGFAVVAEEVRKLADETNKSAGHIKRLVSTIETDSKDTENNIKNVQQNVHLGMNLVTDTNHQFSEILSLIGQVASQIQEVASATQQLTSGVEGIQYTLSTLEVGTKETSSSSEAIAIATQEQLGSLEEISDAAFSLSHLAEELQKIVNRFKF from the coding sequence GTGAAGATGAGAACAAAACTTTTAGGTATTATCTCCATTTTAATTTTTTCATTATTGCTAATTGGAGGCTTATCTATTTTCATTAACTCCTCTACTGTCAAAAAGGATGAGCTTTTAACAGATAAAATGGAGGTTCAAAATAAAATTAAACATATCCAATACAGGTTAGCGGGATTATCAAATGATGAAAGAGCTTTTATCATCACTGGGGAAAAAGAGTTTACTGAGGGAATGAAAGAAAAAGCAGAAGATATTTTCACTACTTTAGAGCAATTGAAGTCCCTCATCCATAACCAAAAATATAGATCGAATGTCGAGGACATCCAAAAAAACTTCACAGAATATTGGAGCTTGAATCAGGAAGTGGTATCTCAATTTTCCACAAGTCCCGACCTGGCTAAATCCATGCACTTTGGTGAAGAGAGAACACTAAGAAAGGATGTACTGGATCCGTCCGTAAATGAAGTAGTTGATCAATTAGATAAGGATGTTGAGAGCTTAAAAGCAGATATTAAAAAATCTGCAACCATCAGTAAATGGTTCATCCTAATCGTAACAACAACTACAATTATAGTAAGCATTTTGTTCAGCACACTCCTTCTAAGATCTACCTTAGGGTCTCTTAAAAGCTTAAATAGACAACTTGAAGATATTGCACAAGGAGAAGCAGATCTGACCCAAACGATTACAATTAAGGGGAAAGATGAATTTAGTCAGCTCGCTAGATCATTTAATACTTTTATTCATTCACTAGGAAGTATCGTCAGACAAATAAGCGACTCATCGGAGCAAGTCGCTGCTTCTTCCGAAGAATTATCGGCAAGTGCTGAACAATCTAAAATGACATCTAATCATGTATCTAACTCAATGAAGGACATTGCCTTAGCGAGTACAACTCAAAGTTCTCTGACAGAAGAAAGTTCAAAATCAATTAATGAGATACTAGACAACCTATCCGAAGTGACGGTTAATACGAGCAATATTGCAGAGAATTCCTCTTTTATGAGAGATAAGGCAGAAATGGGTGCCTCTACTTTAAATAAGATGGCAAATCAAATGACATTAATTAGTCAATCTGTTCACGAAGCTGGTACTGGATTAGAATCATTAGTAAACAGTACAACTGAGATTAGTGATATCACTTCTCTAATTAGTACTATTTCAGAACAAACAAATCTGCTTGCATTGAACGCAGCCATTGAAGCTGCTCGGGCAGGAGAATATGGAAAAGGCTTTGCCGTAGTAGCAGAAGAAGTTCGAAAGCTGGCTGACGAAACAAACAAATCTGCCGGTCATATTAAACGATTAGTTTCCACAATTGAAACTGACTCGAAGGATACGGAAAATAATATTAAAAACGTTCAGCAAAATGTCCATTTAGGTATGAACTTAGTGACTGATACGAACCATCAATTTAGTGAGATATTAAGTCTAATCGGACAAGTAGCCTCCCAAATTCAAGAGGTGGCTTCTGCAACACAACAATTAACTTCTGGTGTTGAAGGTATTCAATATACCCTTTCAACTCTTGAAGTAGGAACGAAAGAAACATCTTCTAGCTCTGAAGCTATCGCTATAGCTACACAAGAACAATTAGGCTCTCTAGAAGAGATATCTGATGCAGCCTTCTCGCTCTCACATTTAGCTGAAGAATTACAGAAGATCGTCAACCGCTTTAAATTTTAA
- the iadA gene encoding beta-aspartyl-peptidase, with amino-acid sequence MLTLIKNGEVYAPDYIGKKDLLLTHDKIGFIEDEITLLPSSFVNMKVIDASGLKVVPGFIDSHVHITGGGGEGSYKTRTPEIQLSQATTAGITTLVGVIGTDGTTRTMPNLLAKARALEEEGITCYVHTGSYQVPVKTLTGKIEDDLILIDKIIGVGEIAISDHRSSQPTVEEIAKLASAARIGGMLSGKAGIVNIHVGDSLQHLDLLLDVVSSTDLPIRQFYPTHINRNPHLFEAGIQYALQGGWVDFTTSTIPKFLEEGEVKCSTGLKRMLEASVPIEQITFTSDGQASLPDFDQHGEMIGLKIGNVSTLFQEVKQAVQQENIDLSTALKVITSNPARILKLQQKGEIKIGKDADLVLLDEQLTIQSVWARGKQMVENGEAIVKGTFE; translated from the coding sequence ATGTTAACTCTCATTAAAAACGGTGAGGTTTATGCACCGGATTATATAGGGAAGAAGGATCTTCTCCTCACACATGATAAAATCGGCTTTATTGAAGATGAAATTACTCTTTTGCCATCTTCATTTGTTAATATGAAGGTCATTGATGCTAGTGGTTTAAAGGTGGTACCTGGGTTTATTGATTCACATGTTCATATCACGGGTGGTGGTGGCGAAGGTAGTTACAAGACGCGCACCCCCGAAATACAATTATCGCAGGCTACAACTGCAGGTATAACAACACTTGTCGGCGTTATAGGTACAGATGGCACTACGCGCACAATGCCCAATCTCTTAGCAAAAGCAAGGGCGCTCGAGGAGGAAGGCATCACCTGCTACGTCCATACGGGCTCCTACCAAGTACCAGTTAAAACACTTACAGGTAAAATTGAAGACGATCTAATACTTATTGATAAGATTATCGGAGTTGGCGAGATCGCCATAAGTGACCACCGATCTTCTCAACCAACTGTTGAAGAAATTGCAAAGCTTGCCTCAGCTGCACGAATTGGTGGAATGTTATCAGGTAAAGCAGGAATTGTAAATATTCACGTTGGTGACAGTCTTCAACACTTGGATTTACTATTAGATGTTGTCTCATCAACTGATCTCCCTATTCGTCAGTTTTATCCTACACATATTAATCGAAATCCACACCTCTTTGAAGCTGGCATTCAATACGCTCTCCAAGGTGGCTGGGTTGATTTCACGACTAGTACGATTCCTAAATTTCTAGAAGAAGGCGAAGTAAAATGTAGTACGGGATTAAAACGCATGCTTGAAGCCAGTGTCCCAATCGAACAAATCACCTTCACTTCAGACGGTCAAGCAAGCCTACCAGACTTTGATCAGCACGGTGAAATGATTGGTCTCAAAATCGGGAACGTTAGTACTCTCTTCCAAGAAGTAAAACAAGCTGTTCAACAGGAAAACATCGACCTATCAACCGCACTTAAAGTAATAACAAGTAACCCTGCTAGGATTCTCAAGCTTCAGCAAAAGGGTGAAATCAAGATAGGAAAAGACGCAGATCTCGTTTTATTAGACGAGCAGCTAACGATACAATCCGTATGGGCTAGAGGAAAACAAATGGTTGAAAATGGTGAAGCGATTGTGAAAGGAACGTTTGAATAG
- a CDS encoding YwqI/YxiC family protein: MVTIKLNYGTVVKELNEAKSALQSINLRSPSLKEMGKNKLDYTSYFLEREAQIHQLLSEYVSIVEKNIDDTKVNVRSLKEQDEAITRW; this comes from the coding sequence ATGGTGACGATTAAACTAAATTATGGAACGGTAGTGAAGGAGCTTAATGAGGCAAAATCAGCCCTGCAATCCATTAATCTACGATCGCCAAGTTTAAAGGAGATGGGGAAAAACAAACTAGACTACACAAGCTATTTTCTTGAAAGAGAAGCACAAATCCACCAACTACTTTCGGAATATGTCTCCATAGTAGAGAAAAACATTGATGACACAAAGGTAAATGTACGATCATTAAAAGAACAAGATGAAGCTATTACGAGATGGTAA
- a CDS encoding bacteriorhodopsin produces MNDLSVTLHYFYVFVMLSGAFYFYTISKKTEGVPKYEYLVATLIPLWSGAAYLSIALGQGLLEKPEKTIYFARYIDWVVTTPMLLIALAFTAMFFEKKNKTLIISLVFADVFMILTGLIADFSSENIKYIWYLLGVVALFIILYIIWYPLRKIAVRGGKQLSSHYTRTAAYLTVFWISYPTVWLLGPSGLGLAQATTELIAFIFLPIFSKVGFSILDLNGLRHLEKGRAL; encoded by the coding sequence TTGAATGATTTAAGTGTTACTCTTCACTATTTTTACGTTTTCGTTATGCTTTCGGGTGCTTTTTATTTTTATACGATTAGTAAAAAAACGGAAGGTGTGCCTAAATATGAATATTTAGTAGCGACCTTAATACCACTCTGGTCTGGAGCTGCCTATTTATCCATCGCTTTAGGACAAGGTTTATTAGAAAAACCAGAGAAAACCATTTATTTTGCAAGATACATTGATTGGGTCGTGACAACGCCTATGCTGCTTATTGCTCTAGCATTTACTGCTATGTTTTTTGAGAAGAAAAATAAAACGTTAATTATATCTCTAGTGTTTGCTGATGTATTTATGATTTTAACGGGACTTATAGCCGACTTTTCAAGTGAAAACATCAAGTATATTTGGTATCTCCTTGGAGTTGTCGCTTTGTTTATTATTCTTTATATCATATGGTATCCACTACGAAAAATAGCGGTCCGAGGTGGAAAGCAGTTATCTAGTCATTATACGCGTACCGCTGCGTACTTAACGGTGTTTTGGATTAGCTATCCTACCGTTTGGCTACTGGGTCCATCTGGTTTAGGATTAGCACAAGCAACAACCGAGTTAATCGCGTTTATCTTCTTACCTATTTTCTCAAAGGTTGGATTTAGCATTCTAGATTTAAATGGATTACGACATTTAGAAAAAGGAAGAGCCTTGTGA
- the treP gene encoding PTS system trehalose-specific EIIBC component produces the protein MSIDKKQVSAIIDAIGGKENIAAATHCVTRLRFALVDEESVNKEALEMIDLVKGSFSTNGQFQVVIGQGTVDKVYKEIVQQTGVGEASKDDVKKASEKNLNPLQRAIKTLADIFIPILPAIVTAGLLMGINNILTGSGIFYDEQSLVQVYPQWADFASIINLIANTSFVFLPGLIGWSAVNRFGGSPLLGIVLGLMLVHPDLLNAWGYGAAEEVPTWNLFGLDVQKVGYQGQVLPVLLASFVLAKIEIFLRKRIPDAFQLLLVAPITLLVTGFVSFIAIGPITFAIGNMITAAVVGIFEVAPILGGLIYGGLYAPLVITGMHHTFLAVDLQLIGSTGGTFLWPMVALSNIAQGTAALAMMFLLKDEKLKSLSFTSAVSAYLGITEPAMFGVNLRYRFAFISAVIGSALAGAFISMQAVKAPSIGVGGLPGFLSIFPENWVSFFIGMGIVLIVPFVLTMILGKMRKNLN, from the coding sequence ATGAGTATTGATAAAAAACAAGTATCAGCAATTATAGATGCAATTGGTGGCAAAGAAAATATCGCCGCGGCAACACACTGTGTCACTCGTTTACGTTTTGCGTTAGTAGATGAAGAAAGCGTAAACAAAGAGGCTTTAGAAATGATTGATTTAGTAAAGGGTTCGTTTTCCACGAACGGACAATTCCAAGTCGTTATCGGACAAGGTACAGTTGATAAAGTCTATAAAGAAATCGTCCAACAAACAGGTGTAGGAGAAGCATCAAAGGATGATGTAAAAAAAGCATCTGAAAAGAACTTAAATCCATTACAGCGTGCAATTAAAACGTTAGCGGATATCTTCATTCCGATTCTGCCAGCAATTGTGACTGCAGGTTTATTAATGGGAATTAACAATATCCTAACTGGCTCAGGCATCTTCTATGACGAACAATCACTTGTTCAGGTGTATCCACAATGGGCTGACTTTGCTAGCATCATTAACTTAATTGCCAATACATCCTTTGTATTCTTACCTGGTTTAATTGGTTGGTCGGCCGTTAATCGTTTTGGTGGAAGCCCACTGCTTGGAATTGTACTTGGCTTAATGCTTGTGCACCCTGATTTACTAAACGCTTGGGGTTATGGAGCAGCAGAAGAAGTTCCGACATGGAATCTCTTTGGATTAGATGTTCAAAAGGTTGGCTATCAAGGTCAGGTTCTACCAGTACTACTTGCTTCTTTCGTGTTAGCAAAAATTGAAATATTCTTACGCAAACGTATTCCGGATGCGTTTCAGCTATTACTTGTCGCACCGATTACATTATTAGTAACAGGCTTTGTTTCTTTTATCGCAATCGGACCGATCACGTTCGCCATCGGTAACATGATTACTGCTGCGGTAGTTGGTATTTTTGAAGTAGCTCCAATTTTAGGCGGACTAATCTATGGTGGTTTGTATGCACCACTTGTTATCACAGGAATGCATCATACGTTCTTAGCAGTCGATTTACAGTTAATTGGTAGCACAGGAGGTACATTTCTATGGCCAATGGTTGCCCTTTCTAACATTGCACAAGGTACTGCAGCACTTGCTATGATGTTCTTATTAAAGGATGAAAAGCTTAAAAGCTTGTCCTTCACATCTGCTGTTTCGGCCTACTTAGGGATTACAGAGCCAGCGATGTTTGGCGTAAACCTACGCTACCGTTTTGCCTTTATTTCAGCAGTTATCGGGTCAGCCCTTGCAGGTGCCTTTATTTCAATGCAAGCCGTTAAAGCACCATCCATCGGTGTTGGTGGTTTACCAGGATTCTTATCAATCTTCCCTGAAAACTGGGTATCCTTCTTCATCGGAATGGGCATTGTACTAATCGTACCATTCGTTTTAACGATGATTTTAGGGAAAATGCGTAAGAACTTGAACTAA
- the treC gene encoding alpha,alpha-phosphotrehalase, translating to MEQPWWKKSVVYQIYPKSFNDTQGNGVGDLQGIIEKLDYLEKLGVDVIWLTPIYQSPQRDNGYDISDYFSIHEEYGSIEDFDQLVEEAHKRHIKIIMDIVVNHTSTEHEWFKQASSSKDNKYRDYYIWRDEATNWQSKFGGSAWKLDETTGQYYLHLFDVTQADLNWENDELRQEVYSMMDFWFQKGVDGFRLDVINLISKDQSFPDDDGSVAPGDGRKFYTDGPRVHEFMHEMNQKVFSKYDSMTVGEMSSTTIDHCIQYSNPERQELSMTFNFHHLKVDYPNGEKWAIGDMDFKALKKILSTWQIGMNEGNGWNALFWCNHDQPRVVSRYGNDGNYHNESAKMLATTIHMMQGTPYIYQGEEFGMTDPKFDSIHDYRDVESLNMYTILKEKGYSEQDILDILKRKSRDNSRTPVQWDETNHAGFTNGTPWISVANNYKEINAKKALSDESSIFYHYQKLISLRKTYDVITDGSYQLLLPNHEQIFAYVRETDHEMLVVVNNFYEEKTMFELPKEITMAGLSREILLSNYADSSTTSEKIELRPYESIVYYMKK from the coding sequence ATGGAACAACCTTGGTGGAAAAAATCAGTCGTCTATCAAATATATCCAAAGAGCTTTAATGATACACAAGGAAATGGTGTTGGCGATCTTCAAGGAATCATCGAAAAGCTTGATTACTTAGAGAAGCTGGGTGTAGATGTTATTTGGTTAACGCCTATCTATCAATCTCCTCAGCGTGATAACGGCTATGATATTAGCGATTATTTCTCTATTCATGAAGAATACGGATCTATTGAGGATTTTGATCAGCTAGTAGAGGAAGCTCATAAGCGCCATATTAAGATCATTATGGATATTGTTGTAAATCATACTTCAACAGAGCATGAATGGTTTAAGCAGGCGTCTTCCTCTAAGGATAATAAATATCGTGATTACTACATTTGGAGAGATGAAGCAACAAACTGGCAATCTAAGTTTGGCGGTTCAGCATGGAAGCTCGATGAAACGACTGGTCAATATTATCTTCACCTATTTGATGTAACTCAAGCAGATTTGAATTGGGAAAATGACGAATTACGTCAAGAGGTTTATAGCATGATGGACTTTTGGTTCCAAAAAGGTGTCGATGGCTTCCGACTTGATGTAATTAACTTAATCTCTAAAGACCAAAGCTTCCCTGACGATGACGGTTCTGTTGCACCTGGTGATGGACGTAAATTTTATACAGACGGTCCTCGTGTACATGAGTTTATGCACGAAATGAATCAGAAGGTCTTTTCAAAATACGATAGTATGACGGTAGGTGAAATGTCCTCTACCACGATTGATCATTGCATCCAGTATTCTAATCCTGAGCGTCAAGAGTTAAGCATGACATTCAATTTCCACCACTTAAAAGTCGATTATCCAAACGGTGAAAAATGGGCGATTGGTGACATGGACTTTAAGGCTCTTAAAAAGATTCTTTCAACATGGCAAATTGGCATGAACGAAGGCAATGGTTGGAATGCATTATTTTGGTGTAATCACGATCAACCAAGAGTTGTTTCTCGATACGGAAATGACGGAAACTACCATAACGAATCAGCAAAAATGCTTGCAACCACGATTCATATGATGCAGGGGACTCCTTATATCTATCAAGGAGAAGAATTTGGAATGACAGACCCGAAATTCGATTCTATTCATGATTACAGAGATGTTGAAAGCCTAAATATGTATACCATTTTGAAAGAAAAAGGATACTCTGAACAAGACATTCTTGACATTTTAAAAAGAAAATCTCGTGACAACTCAAGGACACCTGTGCAATGGGATGAAACGAATCATGCAGGATTTACAAATGGGACACCTTGGATTTCAGTCGCTAACAACTATAAAGAGATAAATGCAAAGAAGGCTTTAAGTGACGAAAGCTCCATTTTCTATCACTACCAAAAATTGATTTCATTAAGAAAAACATATGATGTGATAACAGATGGCAGCTATCAGCTTCTACTGCCTAATCATGAGCAAATCTTTGCCTATGTAAGGGAAACTGATCACGAAATGCTAGTCGTTGTCAATAATTTTTATGAAGAAAAAACGATGTTTGAACTACCAAAAGAAATAACTATGGCAGGGTTATCTCGTGAAATTTTATTATCAAATTATGCTGACTCTTCAACTACTAGTGAAAAAATAGAACTTAGACCGTACGAATCTATTGTGTACTATATGAAAAAATAA
- a CDS encoding type VII secretion EssA family protein, with protein MKNSNTIKAKAEGLGLFSSEEKVAQSSVEDSVTSKGSPLTLLIIVLGSICMLLLIVILVVWGKSLKQEVQKR; from the coding sequence GTGAAAAATAGTAACACAATTAAAGCAAAAGCTGAAGGTTTAGGACTATTTTCTTCCGAAGAGAAGGTGGCACAAAGTAGTGTTGAAGACTCAGTCACATCTAAAGGATCACCTTTAACCCTGCTTATCATCGTGCTTGGTTCAATTTGTATGTTGTTACTAATTGTGATTTTAGTTGTTTGGGGAAAATCATTGAAGCAAGAGGTTCAAAAAAGATAG
- a CDS encoding DUF5082 family protein, which yields MSLADSLFSIQKTISNRSNQVDEKIERLTKAKNDLLDEQQLFLKEIKTIKEPDLGNEWQGQRATDYDEEREDAYIILKDIGQNDFEDYQQKIENKINSLEMDRALLNVTSALAFEAGRLVDRGEDAVEELSDRISELRRRLF from the coding sequence ATGAGTTTGGCGGATTCCCTTTTTAGTATTCAAAAAACAATTTCGAATCGATCAAATCAAGTAGATGAAAAGATTGAAAGATTAACAAAAGCGAAAAATGATCTTCTAGATGAACAGCAGCTTTTTCTAAAAGAAATCAAAACGATTAAGGAACCTGATCTAGGCAATGAATGGCAAGGACAGCGAGCAACTGATTATGATGAGGAACGTGAGGACGCATATATTATCTTAAAGGACATCGGACAAAATGACTTTGAAGATTATCAGCAAAAGATTGAAAATAAGATCAATAGTTTAGAAATGGATCGAGCTCTTCTTAATGTGACGAGTGCCCTTGCATTTGAGGCTGGAAGACTAGTTGATCGTGGTGAGGATGCGGTGGAAGAGCTATCTGACCGAATTAGTGAATTAAGAAGGCGGTTATTCTAA
- the pepT gene encoding peptidase T has product MKQDLITRLTRYVKVDTQSNEQNEVCPSTPGQLTLANMLVEELKEIGMSEVTIDENGYVMATLPSNTDKEVPTIGFLAHVDTATDFTGKNVSPQLVQHYDGKDIVLNEALQVIMSPSQFPSLKNYEGHTLMTTDGTTLLGADNKAGIAEIMTAMQYLISNPDIKHGKIRVAFTPDEEIGRGPHKFDVKAFGANFAYTIDGGPLGELQYESFNAAAAKITFKGNNVHPGTAKAKMVNSAKIAMAFQSKLPAMEAPEFTEGYEGFFHLISIEGDVEETKVHYIIRDHDKDAFEERKAKLTELVAEFKGVYGEEAIILELNDQYYNMRDKIEPVKYIVDVAHQAMENLGIEPIVEPIRGGTDGSQLSYMGLPTPNVFTGGENFHGKFEFISIENMEKSTQTIVEICKLFEQS; this is encoded by the coding sequence ATGAAACAGGATTTAATAACAAGATTAACGCGTTATGTGAAGGTTGATACACAATCAAACGAACAAAATGAGGTGTGCCCATCAACACCTGGTCAATTAACATTAGCCAATATGCTTGTAGAGGAACTGAAGGAAATCGGAATGTCGGAGGTCACAATTGATGAAAATGGCTATGTGATGGCAACGCTTCCTTCAAACACAGATAAGGAAGTCCCGACAATTGGATTTTTAGCACATGTTGATACGGCAACGGATTTCACAGGAAAAAATGTCAGTCCTCAGCTAGTCCAACATTATGACGGGAAAGACATTGTCCTAAATGAAGCTTTACAGGTCATTATGTCTCCTTCCCAATTCCCAAGCCTAAAAAATTACGAAGGTCACACATTAATGACAACGGATGGTACGACATTATTGGGTGCAGACAATAAGGCCGGCATTGCCGAAATTATGACAGCCATGCAATACCTGATCTCTAATCCTGACATTAAGCATGGGAAGATCCGTGTTGCGTTCACACCTGATGAAGAAATCGGCCGTGGTCCACATAAATTTGATGTAAAGGCTTTTGGCGCTAACTTTGCTTACACAATTGATGGTGGTCCTTTAGGGGAGCTTCAATATGAAAGCTTTAACGCAGCAGCCGCGAAAATTACATTCAAAGGAAATAATGTTCACCCAGGTACAGCTAAAGCAAAAATGGTGAACTCCGCTAAAATTGCGATGGCTTTCCAAAGTAAATTACCTGCTATGGAGGCTCCTGAATTTACAGAGGGCTACGAAGGTTTCTTCCATCTCATTTCAATAGAGGGTGACGTAGAAGAAACAAAAGTCCACTATATCATTCGTGATCACGATAAAGATGCATTCGAGGAGAGAAAGGCGAAACTAACTGAACTCGTTGCCGAATTTAAAGGTGTTTACGGCGAAGAAGCCATCATATTGGAACTAAATGATCAATATTACAATATGAGAGATAAAATTGAACCCGTTAAATACATCGTGGATGTCGCACATCAAGCGATGGAGAACCTTGGAATTGAGCCAATCGTAGAACCTATTCGTGGCGGTACAGACGGATCACAGCTATCTTATATGGGACTTCCAACACCGAATGTCTTTACGGGTGGCGAAAACTTCCACGGTAAATTTGAATTTATCTCAATTGAAAACATGGAAAAAAGCACCCAAACGATCGTCGAAATCTGCAAGCTATTCGAACAAAGCTAA
- a CDS encoding type VII secretion EssA family protein, with translation MKRRHLVKVFLCLVILTLYHLAETTQVYGETTIDELEPNDYQKNKGNKEYKLNQQQSNQRSSIPEEQKTLTFEGKRYRMMIRFYRVFSQVK, from the coding sequence ATGAAGCGTAGGCATCTAGTGAAAGTTTTCTTGTGTCTGGTGATCCTGACACTTTATCACCTTGCCGAAACAACGCAGGTATATGGGGAAACGACAATAGATGAGCTTGAACCAAATGATTATCAAAAAAACAAAGGGAATAAAGAATATAAGCTAAATCAGCAACAAAGCAATCAACGATCTTCCATTCCAGAGGAACAAAAAACACTAACCTTTGAGGGGAAAAGGTATCGAATGATGATCAGGTTCTACAGAGTCTTTTCTCAAGTGAAGTGA
- the treR gene encoding trehalose operon repressor, giving the protein MRTNKYMNIYKEWSDKIKHGEIKAGEVLPSENELAERYETSRETIRKALNLLSQNGFIQKIRGKGSIVLDVQKMSFPISGLVSFKEVSNNLNMQPITTVHNLGLIKPEPFIKQQLQASSKDEVWKVVRSRKIGVENVILDKDYFLKKYVPMLTTQICESSIYEYLEKQLKLSISFAKKEIVVEDCTNEDREYLDLEGFSHIVVVKNYVYLENASLFQYTESRHRLDKFRFVDFARRGV; this is encoded by the coding sequence ATGCGAACGAATAAATATATGAATATTTATAAAGAGTGGTCAGATAAAATAAAGCACGGGGAAATAAAAGCAGGCGAGGTCCTTCCTTCAGAGAATGAACTCGCAGAACGATACGAAACAAGTCGGGAGACCATCCGTAAAGCGTTAAATCTATTGAGTCAAAACGGGTTTATCCAAAAAATTCGTGGCAAAGGCTCTATTGTTCTTGATGTACAGAAGATGAGTTTTCCTATTTCAGGACTTGTCAGCTTTAAAGAGGTTTCAAACAATTTGAATATGCAGCCGATAACGACAGTTCATAATCTTGGCTTAATCAAACCAGAGCCCTTTATTAAGCAACAGCTTCAAGCTTCTAGCAAGGACGAGGTTTGGAAGGTTGTTCGATCAAGAAAAATTGGCGTTGAGAATGTCATTCTAGATAAAGACTATTTCCTCAAAAAATACGTTCCTATGCTAACCACACAAATCTGTGAGAGCTCCATTTATGAATACCTTGAAAAGCAATTAAAGCTTTCCATTAGCTTTGCGAAGAAGGAAATCGTTGTCGAGGATTGCACGAATGAGGACCGCGAATACCTTGACTTAGAAGGTTTTTCCCATATTGTCGTCGTTAAGAATTATGTTTACTTAGAAAACGCTAGTTTGTTTCAATATACAGAATCTCGCCATCGCTTAGATAAATTCCGATTTGTCGATTTTGCGAGACGGGGTGTATAA